The genomic window AAGCTTTGGAGGTTCTACCGAAGAAAATGAAATGGAGATTAGAACACCTCAGACATTAAAATGTCTGGGAGGATGTTTAGATCTCAGGAGTGAACTTAAAACCAGAAAAAATGACCTAGGAGATGTACAGACTTTGGATGCTTGGGTGTATCCGAATCCATCCGATCATCAGGTTTTCGTTCAAATAAGTGAAGCCGGAGTCTCGCAGATCTCTTTCTATAACGCTCAGTCAAAGCTTATCTGGAAATCAGTTGATAAAACGACAGAAGATAAATTTGAAATCAATACATCTGCGTGGCCATCGGGTGTATATCAAATGATAGTAGAAGGTCACAACGGACAGAAAATCAGCAAAAGATTTACAGTCCAGCACTAAGCAACTCATGAAAAGGTGTGATAACTCACTGACCAGCCAGTCTGGTTAGTGAGTTTTTTTCTTTGTTCAATTGCGTTCGTTCAACCGGTCTATCTCATTAAACGACAATTAGTGCTACCAACTAGAGGTATAATTCTAAAATAGTCATTAGAATTTCTTTCTATGAATTATTTTGGGTTTATATTACTCAAAGGCATAACCCCTCTGCATTTATTTAATTGCCTCATATTTAATTAATTGTAAAGCTCCTTTACTAATGTCGATCGCTAATGATTCTTACTACAGATAAATACAAGGTTAAAATTACCTTCAAAGATTTTAAATTTTGAAAAATAGAGTTATGTTTGTATTCCAGATTGTTTATAGTAAAAAACCAATGCATCCGAAGTTAAATTAAAAACAAAGACAAAGCGAATGTAAATTAACCATCAAAAGGTATGTAATGTAAAGCATTATATACAAAATTTTTGAATATCATATAATTGATGTAGGTTTCGCAAAAAGCGTTGCAATTGATATTATTATGATAACGAGCTTAATAATTTCCTGCAGGTATCATTAAGGCAAAGGGATAAAAAATCTGGGACCAGAATAACTAAGTAGCTAATTGAATTATTTCTTATCATACTAAAATTTTAGAACATGAATAAACTAAATTACTCTTTTGTTTTCATTATCATTTCAAGTTTTTCACTTATAAGTCAAAACCTAATTAACACCATTTCACCGCCTCAGGCATTAACAGTATTGGAATCTCAAAATTATTCTGTATTTTCACAACTGAACCCAAGTATTGAAATAAGCTGGATAAGTATTACAAATTTTACTAATTCAGTAAATAGTGCAAATGGAATTTTAACTTTTTCTCTTCCAAATGAAAATACTTCTTTGCATTTTGAGCATGCTCATTCAGAGTTCGAAGACAATATGAATTTTGAATGGTATGGAGAACGAATTAACAATGGCATAAAACTTTCTGATTATGTATTATTCAAAAACATGGATGGTCAGCTTTATGCAGAGTTAGCAATTGGAGATTCATACTATCGTATTTACCCAATATCCTCAGACAAACAAATATTGGTTAAAATAGTTAATACGGACAACGGCACATTAAAACCAGATATAGGAGATGGAAGCACGAATTATGTGCCAGAATCATTAGATACTTGAATACTTAATTCGGGTTCTTGTACAATTGATCTTTATATTGCATATACTCCAAGTTTAGCTGCTGTGATGCCAATGGTAAACCTTTTACCAATGACACGAATGATGTTATCGCAATTAAATATTACTTACATACGCAGTAAAGTAAAGCATCGTGCAAGAATCGTAGAAGTAGCAAAGCTTATTGATATAGGTTGGACAGATAAATTTTCTTCAAACGATGATTTGAATCAATTAAAACCATTGGTAATAGGCCCAAGCGACCTGAATACAAGAGTAAATAATGTAAAAGCAGATTTAGTAGTACTTCTTACAACTGGTAACAACTGGCCTACTGGTGAACATGGAATAGCTTTTAAGTGTGCTACACCACCATGCACCGTTGTTAAATTCAATAGTGCTACAGATAGAAGGTACACTTTTACTCATGAAGTTGGACATTTGTTATGTGGAGGTCACGAAGATGACTTAACGCCATTCAGTAAAGCATACAAAGATATGCGCAAATCTTTTTCGGACAGTTATTCATCAAGCCCCAGCCGAGTCAAATAGAATTTTAAACTATTCAAATCCTTATGTAAAATATTCTTCAAAGACTACAGGAACCAAATATCAATATAATGCATGTGTCATCCAGAATTCTGGATGTGGCATGGCAGGTTTTAATGAACCTAATGAATGCACAATTCATGCCAAAGGAAAATTTGACTCAGAGTGTAATCCAACAACGATAAAAGTGACTGCCTCAATGCTACCAACAACATGTAATGCTCAGAACTATAAATTTGAATATACCATAGATGGATTCAATTATTATACTAGTTGTCCCTTTACACCAAATAATTATTGTGATATTTCTCTTTTAATTTTTCCTAACAGGTCAAGTATAACAGTGAAAATTACAGCCTATGGAAATGGTACACAAGTAATTGGTTATTTATTTAAAACCTTTACAACAATATGCCCGGAAACACCAATGTCATTACCCGGATATTTAAAAAAGGTAGATAAAAATGAAGGTATTAAAAGTCAAAGTTCTAGCTACCTTTCTAGGTTGGCACAAGACAATGCAAATCCTGAGGAAATTTATTGTAGTCTATTTGACCTAAATGGTAAGCTGATAATTTCTGGCAATATAGATTTATTAAATGAGCTTGAGCAATTAAACAATACTTCTCTTAACATTCCTCCAGGAGTCTATTTTTTACAAATAAAAGAAGATGATAAATTGTTGTATAATACTAAAATAATAGTAAAATGAAACAAATACTTTTTTTAAATTTATTAATATTATTTCCATTTAGTTTTCTGAATTCCCAATCAAAAATAAAATTAGCCTCATCAAAAGATAATAAAAGAGTTATATATAATTCATTATACAAACTGCCTACGCCTGATCATTTGGCTTTTGTCGACTCTTTATTTATAGAAGGTAAGTCGGCAAGAGGCCATTTATATTTTGGATACACCAAAGCAAAAGTGAATGGGAAATTGTGGACCTCATATCCAAGGGGGCACGCGACCAGTGAAAACACAACAGGCTTAATTAGTAAAGAACTGACTCAAGAAATAGGAATTGTAATCGGAAGCCTTACTTTTGGATTTTATAATAAATTATCAAAGGGTATAATAAATTTAAATCAGTTTAATAAGGATTGTTATTGTTCTTATTTCAAAAATGGAGAAGATGGTTGTACTCTTGAAGAATCATATAAACTTACTTCTTCAAATAAACCAAATTTTATTAAAATTGTAAGTTACGATGAAAAAACTGGAATTTTTAAAGCCAGATTTAGATTGATCTTTAAAAGAGAGTCAAATAATGGAAGCTACCCTGAGTATTTATTTTTTGATGATGGTGTAATTTATACTAAAGTTTTTAAACAATGAAGAACTTTATTAAAAATTGAGTTGTAGGTATTGCAAGCGTTATTCAATTGTGTATGCTTATCTCGCTACAATTGGTAAAAACATCGGTAAGTTGTAAAAACTAGAATACTATTAGATAACATTCATAACTATGCTTGTATCTTTATTCAATTAACCGTTTTTACTCAATTTTATCATATTTTTTCAATCAAAAATGTGAATCCTAAAGCAAAATTGGGTTAATTTTTATTAAACGATTAATAGCTTATTAATCAGACAGATTTAGAATCAAGAAGACCCGTTTTACTTATCCGACAAAATGACAATATGTATCAGAATGACTTAAAATATGTCGCTTGAAGTGAACAAGAAAACAATAAAAATTGATGCGGCAATTTTATTTTTTAAATACACGTGATTTGTTTCTTTAGGGGTGATCTTGAAACACCAGATAATAAAATCGAATTTGAAATTGTGGCGGCTCTTGGTAAAAGAATTTTTCGTACAAGTGCAGGCAGACAGATAAACGATTATTCTATATTCACTCTAATCCAAGTCAAGGAAATTTTAAAATTTTTTCTACCATGACTTTGAAATAAGTTATATCGAAGTGATTAGAATAGATGGTACTTTATGAAGCCAAAATAATCCTAGAATTTATAATTATGAAATCGACATCGACCTTTCTAACCAGCTTGCGGGAATATACTTTATAAAAGTAAGTACAGCAGAAGGTGTATTTATTCTGAAACATATAAAAATTTAATATTCAATTGTACTTATAATATTGAACAAACTGAAAATCGAAAATCAGAGCAAGCACTTCTTTGCACAATAGATGGTCTAGAGAGTACTTAAAGATTTAAAACAATCAGACATTAAGAAGCTTGCGGATCAAACTGATTTGACCTAAGTGATAATAGGCATGTTCTATTACTCCTTCAATATTGCGCAAGTATGTCCCATATTTGGGATCAATAAAATCCAGGTCCAACAGTTGGTCATCCATTTGTTCTATGTACTGCACGAATTTTCTTGAGTTAGAATGAAATTGTCCAATTAAATTTTGCCATGAAGCGGCGGATGTTTCCGGTGACAAATCAAAGCTGAATTTGTCGCTGATATCTAAGCTACCGGTTTCAAATGCTCGCAATAAACCTTCCAGATAATAGTTTATATGAAATATAAGTTCGGCTATAGAATGAAGGGTTCCAATTTTATAGTAAGCATGATCATAGGAAAGATTTTGTATTTGCGATTTATAGTTAGTATTTGCAATCCAATACCCATCTATCAAGACTTCTTGGAGTCTGGCAGCAATATATTTATTTCTTTGCATCTGTTAATTATTTGTGTAACAACAAATCCTGATTTTATATTAAAGATCTATTATGAACCAATAAGAATTCAAAGTTAAGACATTGCATAAAGCTTGATTTGCAAGTACAGATTTTTTTAATACTGTCATTGCAGTTGCATTTGGTAGCTTCATGATCAATCCAAATACAAAAAAGCAATTGATTACTCTCTTGAGAGCAAATGAATTGCTTAGAAAGATTTGCCAGGTTCTCTTTTTTTCAAGTGAGCGATTTCACTCGATTTTTGCTTTGCGTACCCCTGCGACCAGGTTAAAATACTTGATATGATATCTCACTTGATTCTTACTACAATCTCCACAACAGCAATTTCTGAGTTAACGCTTGTAAAGTTATGTATAATGTGGAAAATAAGAATACAATTTGGCGATAATCGGGACAATAAATTTCGGAAATATTGTCAGATCTATTCATGTTATCAAGATTAAACTAATTATTCCAGATAATTTCTTAAGGTCAATTTTTTTATCAACGTTTTGTCATGGCGTTTGACTTTTATACGGAGAACTTTGTCAGCATCACGGCGCAAGAATTTATTCACAGTCTGGAGACTTCCCAATAATTTCACAGACCAACCATTTATAGTAATCAGTTTGTCTCCAGGTAGCAAGCCAGATTCGGACCCAGGGCTTCCGGGAATAACATACTGAATAAAAATATTCAAGCTGCGATCACTACCCGTTGTCACTAACGATATTCCGCTATGGTCCCCGCGGGATTTCCACTTGCGTCCGGAATTTTTTTTGAGCCACAATGTATTATTGGAATAGTCTAAAATAGAAATGTAGTTTTCCCAGAGTTTATTGCCAAGCAATCCTTGTTTGAAGTCCAACTCCTTCAATGCATGATCAGAGAGCAGTTCCTGAATATAGATTGGAACATCTTGCAAGCAGATACTGTCCTGCAGGCATAAACTTTCGGATCTGCCAAGGGCACCACTGATGACTCCACCCAGTCCGCTTCCTATTGGTGCTGGCAATAGCTTTGCAGGTAAACAGATCTGTTGTGAAGAGCGATTGTACAATAATGCTTCTATCCCTGCACCTGTATCCATGAGCAACCTGAGATTGTTCTGTTGTCCACCTGACATACGCACCTTGCAGGCGAGGTAAGGTTTGTTTTTATAAATTTCAAGAGGTATAGAACTGAAGTTTTTTAATTTCTTTTCAGAAATAGTGGACCTTAGACTAATGTTTTTTCTGCGGTAGTCTATCTGAATCAGATAATTTTTGAAAAGCGAAGCGCTTAAGATGCCGTGCACAGATTCTCCGATCATTTGGTCAAAATTGCTGCTATGCTCTTTGAGGACAAGTAGGGATTGAAAAATTTCAGGAAACGTACCAACCTTCAATGAAAAAGGCCTACTGACCAGAGCTGGAATTTCCACATTCAAATCAGCACCAAAGACAGTAATTTCTCTAATAAATGGGGATGATGAAAAATAAAAATTCTGCTTGTCGAAAATAATATTATGTTCTGAGCCGGTGTCAAACAAAAGACTCATCTTGATTTTCTGGTCCACCAGGACATCTACAAGCATGTAAGAATTCACATAGCGAAATGGTATTTCAAAATAATCACTTGCATAAGTCAGCGTGTGAACTGAAACCAGCATCATAAAACATAAGATTCTTAAAGCAGAAAATGTACCGGCGATGCATAATTTCATTCTTCAAATATAGGCAAGGCATTTGTTATTTTCTTCATCTATCGAGAAGAAGATACATTGCCTTACCCGAAAAATGCATAGCACTGATCTGATCGTGCCTTATTCAAGAGTACCCAGTAATAAAAAGCCCCGATAAAAATACCGAGGCTTGATCAAATCCCTGTTGCAATTCAATCTAACGATGAGGTCCAGAGTTGGACTTATTTCTTTCTTTGATTTGTCTTAATATTTCGCGTCGAAATTCTTGTTCAGCGGATTCAAGCTTTGCAAGTTTTGCAGCTGGAAGCACGGCTTTGAATTTTTCATAGTAGGATTTTTTCAATGCAAGCGCTTTTTCTTGTGATTCAATTTGTTCGTCAAGCTCCATACGGGATTCCTGTTCAGACAGATTGTCTGCATTTTGAGCCTTATACTCTTTTTTCAGTTCCATCCTTTTTCTACTATACTCATTATAGAGAGGCCAGAATTTGGTAGATTCATCTGAAGTCATATCGAGTTTTGAGGTGATATAGGCCGAACGTTGAGCTTCTATTTTTTCAAGGAGCTGTTGTTTGTTTGTTTTTTCGGGATTATTTTGAGCGATGCTTATCAATGACAGGGTCATCAGTATCATGCATGTGAATAGTTTTTTCATTTTCACTCTGATTTTTAAATTAGTTTGATAATATATCTTCCAAATCTTGTTCTGAAACATTTTCTATATCAAGTCTAGGTAATAATTCTGAATCTTCGAGAATAATTTTGAGGTCTTCATCATCGAAACTGGCAATATTCATACTTGCATATTCTATCAATAAATCGTCAGGGATTTCGTCCCAACTGAAAGTTTGATTTTGTGGCTTAGACTGCTGAGACCAAAAAAAGAAAGCTGAAGTTGAGATTAAAACGGAGGCCGCTATTCCAACTGACCATTTTCTTATAGTTGAGAAACGCGATATGGTCGGTTTTTTAGTAGCAGCAGCAAAGATTCTGTCTTCCAATTTTTCGAAATAGCCATCAGGCACCCTAAATGGAATATCCTTTTCAAATTTTTGTGGAATAAGATTTTCCTCCAGCTTGACTTCTGACATTAATTTCTCTTCCAAGGAGTTGAAATAATCCTGAGGAACGGTCAATTTTCCCTGATGCAGATTTAATTTATCCTCCACATATATTTTTTGAAAAATCTGAGTCTCCAATTGTTCAAAATAATGCTCCGGAACCAAGAAAGGATTTTTGGCAGGAGGCAGAACATCTGATGGATAATTTTCCTGATGTGGGTTCATGATTTATTTAATTTTATCATTGGATTTAAAATGCTCTTCAATTTTTTTCATGGCATGGTGATATGAAGCTTTAAGCGCGCCTTCAGAAGTCTGAAGTATCTCTGCAATTTCTTTATAAGGCATTTCATCATAATACCTCATTTGAAACACAACACGTTGTTTTTCCGGTAATTGCTGCATAACTTCCTCTAATTTTAAACTCAGCTCATCACCCTCAAAATAAGGGTCTGCCTTGAGTTTGCTGATAGCGGGATGCTCTGTCATATCGTCCAAAGCATCATAAGTGTACTTTTTGTTCTTTTCAAGATATGTCAATGTTTCATTGGTGGCTATACGATACATCCACGTAAACAAACTGCTTTTTCTCTCAAAATTTTCTAAACTTCTGTACACCTTAATAAAAGTATTTTGCAAGACATCGTCAGCATCATCATGATTGAGCACCATTCTTCTGATATGCCAATAAAGTTTTTGTTGATATTTCTGTATCAGTGCGCGAAATCCTTTCTCCCGCGTGACACTGTCCAGGGCCCAATCTAAGATTTGCTCATCATCAACAGCTGGCATTGTGTTGCTTTTGTTTGTTTGACTCATGATATCCGGTGAGGTTTAATTTAGAACTTGATGGAAGCCAACATTTTAAGTTGAAATCCCAAATTGATGCACAAAACTAAGGTCTTTGACAGATTTTCATGTTGTATATGATAAGTGAATCAGGAGTTATGATAAAAATACCAAAACTCGTTATATTGTCTTCAAATAGAGATCGGTGATATGTCGGCATGGTTTTCTGCATGGATCTTGAAACTATTGGGCTGGAAAGTGCTAGGTATAGAAAGAATCAGTTCTTTGCCCCAATATGTGGTTATCGTTGCTCCACATACCTCCAACTGGGATTTTCCCCTTGGGATTCTTGTGAGGACGGCGTTCCATTTGCAGAAAATACGTTTTTTGGGTAAGGCGAGCTTATTTCGATTCCCTTTTGGTTGGATATTTCGAGCTTTGGGAGGTTTCCCTGTTCAAAGGGACAAAAGCCATAATTTGGTAGAGAGCTACGTCAAAGTATTTCAGACCAATTCTGATTTTGCCATTGTTATAGCACCTGAAGGTACCCGAAAGAAGGTAGACCATTTTAAAACCGGATTTTACTTCATCGCTAAAGGAGCTGAAATTCCGATAGTCCTGTGCAAGTTCGACTATCACGAACGTGTTGTTGACTTTATGGAGGTATTCGTCCCCGGGACGGAAGAATCTGCGGATCTAGCTTACATAGAATCCCGGTTTAGAGGAGCGAGAGGAAAAAACAGAGAGTATAATTTTTAGAAACAGGTACTGTGCTGATTGGTAAGTCGGCTCAGCGAAGAAAATTCGGCGTTAGAGTCGAGACGATATCTCCCCTTGGAAAACTTACTACCATTAAACAGTGTGCTTCCTTTAATTCTTTCTTGCTCTTCCGGAGATTTTGTAATGAAATCGGCACATTTTTCGGAACAACAATTCTTCATTCCGGTCGCACAGGAATCACACTGTATGAACAGCAAGTGGCATTTGTCATTGGCACAATTGACATGCTGAGCTGCAGGTTGGCCACACTGGTGGCACTTGCTGATGATTTCTGAAGAAATAGCTTCACCCAAGCGTTCGTCAAATACGAAATTTACTCCTTTAAATTTATTTTCTAGGTTCAGCTCTTTGACTTGTCGAGCATACTCTATGATGCCGCCATTGAGCTGGTAAACATGTTCAAACCCACAGTGTTTGAGATAAGCTGAAGCTTTTTCACACCTTATCCCTCCGGTACAATACATGATCACCGGATGGCTCTTTTTATCTTTCAATGTGTCCACCACTTCCGGCAGAGCTTCCCTGAAAGTAGAGGCGTCAGGACATATCGCGTTTTCAAATCTGCCCACTTCGCTTTCGTAATGATTTCTCATATCTACAATGACCGCCTGAGGGATTGAAGCAAGTTCGTTAAAACTTTGAGCATCCAGATGAATTCCAGAATTTGTGACGTCGAAGCTTTTGTCGTCAAGGCCGTCTGCTACTATTTTACTACGCACTTTGATGGCCAGTTTAAAAAAACTTTTACCGTTATCTTCTATTGCATAATTGAGCCTCATGCCTTTGAAAAAGTCGACATCTTGTAAAGCATTTCTAAAGAGTTTCATCATTTCAACCGGAACAGAAATCTGGGCATTTATACCTTCGTGAGCCACATAGATTCTTCCTAATACATGCAGATCATCGAACATTGTGTATAAGTGATCGCGAAAAAAGGCTGGGTTAAAAAGATGGACATATTTGTAAAAAGAAAGCGTAATGCGTTCTTCCGGGCTCTCCCGCATCTTTCGCAAGAGTATTTTTCTGTCGACAATATTATACAGCTTTTTCATCCGAAAACTATAGGGTAGATCATTGCTTAACCCAGGAAGTCTGGTATCCGCTTTTCTGTAAGATAAGGTGGTACAAGCCACTGTTTAGCCCAGTAAAGTCTGGTAAAATCCTGTCCTGAGCTGATATTGGAGTGCACAATACCAATTGCCCCAAAAGATTATAAATCAACAAAACATCCTCGGCTACAGGCATGTTGAGTGAAATCAATTCTTTTCCGGGATTGGGAACTACTTGCCAGCTCTTGAAAGTTTTGTCTTCATTTCCCACCAGAGATTTGGCTTTTAATACCGCTCTTAGAGCATTTATCTTGCCATATCCATACATGATATTGGGGATGTCTTCAGGGGCACTGCCAGCACAGGTGATCAATGATGGGGTTGGCTCTGCCGTTTGTTCCAGAATGCTCTCAATTTTTTCTACCTGTCCGAGCAAAGAAGGGTTTGCCGAAATCATCAATGCCACAACACCAGCGACGTGAGGTCCCGCCATGGAAGTACCGCTCCATGCTTGGTACGAGAGATCCGGCAACTGGGAAATCACCTCAGATCCGGGAGCAACAATATTGGGTTTTATTCTCAAGCTACTGTCCACGACTACCGGGCCACAGGAGCTAAATCCACTGATCGTGTCATTGGATGCATAGCTACCTACAGAAAATGCTGATTCAAACATTGAGATCGGATTCGCAATCGTACCGCAAGTGTTTCCATTATTTCCTGCTGATGCTACCACGACAATTCCAGCAGCCTTGAGGGTAGATACGACTCTCTCCATGATATTCCAGTTTGAGGGATCGCAACCCTCTTCTTCGGAGCAATACCAACTATTGTTGATCACGGCAGGAGCCAGGTCTATACGTGGTTTTCTTTGTTCCAAATCTGTGGGGGCGAGAAAAAATTCAAAACATTCAATATAGGTAGAAGGGGCCCCATTGCCCCGCTCCATATTTCGACATCCAATCCATTTGCTTTTTGGGGCGACGCCGATAGCGTGTTCAGAACTATGACCGGTTATGGTTCCTATGGTGTGAGTTCCATGTCCGTGATCATCACAAGGCGCAAGCAGATTTAATCCACAAGGATTAATACTGTCTCCGGAAAGTGGACTGATCGTATGTATGGCATCATGCCAATTGTAGTTGTGATCGACAGACGAAGATGTGTCGTTCCAACCCCTGTATTTGTCTTTAATTGCTGGAATGTCCCATTTTATACCAGTGTCTTCTCCTGCAACAGTGACTCCTTGCCCTTCATAACCCAAATCCCAAACTTCATCAGCATGAATGGATTTGATACCCCAGGTAATTTCAGGAGCACGAGCATGGATTTGAAGCAAAGTTTTGTCCATGACAGGAGTCAGTTGGACGGATTCGTCAAATAATAGAGCAGCTACCTCAGACATTTGACTCAAATGGTTCAACTGATCAGCATGCAAATAAGCTTGTACACAATTGACTATGAAAAATGACTTATATGCGACCTGATTGAGCTCCAGAAAATCAATAATTCTGGATTGCGATGAGGAGGAACATTCTTGAAGCGCCTGATAAACAAAAGTACCTTTCTGAAGCTTAGTCCATTCTGGTTTGACAGCAGATAAATTAGCCTGTTTTTTAAGATATATAAGGATAGGTACTTTATCGTGACTGTCCAAGTAAGCCAACGCTCGGGGAGAAATGCTGGCAGACTGGCCCGGAAGTGAATGCAGATCAAACACAAATAACAAGGAGAGCAATAAAAATCTAAACATTATGGCACTTTAATTTGCAAAAGTAAGCAAAATATCTCCATCAAATATAATGGTGTATTGAAGCGTGGGAAGTTCTTGAAATCCTTATGAAACAAGCGTTTGGCTAAATATTAAACCACATGAGAAAGTGAATTATCTTTGCCCGATGTTCAGGATTTTCGGTTGGCTATGTTTTGCAGGAGTATTTGCGCTCTCTTGTGCAAATATCAAACAATTGCCAGGTGGACAAGCTGACATTATAGCGCCTAAAATTGACACTGCAAAATGCAAAAACTTATTTGCTACCAATTTTTCAGGTAAAGAGCCTATAGTCGTACATTTTGATGAGTGGTTCCGGTTTTTAAATCCGACAAAAAATATCATCGTTTCTCCGCCGACTAAATTGCCAATTCAATATAAATTGAAAGGAAAAAGGCTTTTAATTTCTTTCGATAAAAATGAGGTACTCGAACCACAAACGACCTACTCCATAAACTTAGGAGAAGCCGTTCGCGATATTACTGCTCAAAATATTGCCCGCAATATTAATGTTGTATTTTCTACAGGGCCATCGATTGATTCCGGCGAGATCAGAGGTAAAGTATTTGATGCTCAAACCAACAAATTTCTTGCTAAAATTCCGGTAACGCTATATAAAAATCAGGAGGACAGTGCATTTACAAAAACGAAACCATTTTATGTCACGTATACTGATACAGCAGGAAGTTTTCATTTTAAATATTTGAAAGACACGGTCTATAAGTTGTACGCAATACAAGACAAAAATCAAAATTATTTTTATGACCAAAAAATTGAGTCGATAGGATATTATGAGGGAAATGCAAGACCATTTCAATCAGGAACAGAATATATTATTTTTCTCTCTCAAGAAAAGTTGCCTTTGAAAATAAAAAATAAAGTGATAAAACCAGGGTTGCTTGCTTTTGCATTTACTCAAGATATTGAAAAGGAAAAAACGAAAATTTCTCCGGAGGACAAGTTTGTAAAAACAATATATTATGAGGACAGTATTTTATATTATTATAATTCAGCAGAAGAATTTAATGCATATTTTGAACTGGAGGCTATCAAGGACACCGTGAAACTTAACAAATATACGGAACCAGATAGTGTACAAATGGAAAAGCTGGTTCTGGTCAAAGAAGCTATATCGCAGATTGACTCAGCCCAGATTCAAAGTCCGTCGCCGATTTTTTCTTTGGATGAATCTAAAATCAGATCCACACCTGAGATCAAGTTTCTGGCAAAAATTAATTTAAGAAATCCACAGATAATAGATATCGTTTATCAGGAAACAAAACCTATATATTTTACAATTATACTGGATAGTATGGCAGTAAGGATGCAGGGCAATCGAACCAATAGGACGGATACTTTTCATTTGAAAACCAAGGTGGACGAGTCATTGTCACGTCTGGAGCTGATATTGGATTCTCTTCAAACTCGCCAACAGTATATTTTGAATTTCAGCTATAAAGATAAACCGGTACTTCAAAAAATATTTGTAGCTGAAAATACGATGGAAACATTTCGGTTTACACATCTGGATCCGCTTGTCTACGAAGTAAAATTAATTGTGGACCGGAACCAAAATGGAAAATGGGACCCCATAGATTTTAAGCAAAAACAACAAGCTGAACGGATCTTCGGTTGGAAACTTAAAGAGCTGAGAGCAGACTGGGATCAAAAGATGATTTTAAATGTAGGAGAATGAAATTAAGCACAAAAGAGCTGGTCAAAAAATATGGTAACCGAACCGTCGTCAATGGTGTTTCTATCGAGGTAAATCAAGGAGAAATTGTCGGTTTGCTGGGTCCAAACGGAGCGGGTAAAACGACAACTTTTTATATGATAGTGGGATTTATTTCACCAGATGCGGGAAGTGTATATTTGGACAGTGGTGAAATTACCAGGGATCCTATGTTTATCCGCGCGAGAAAAGGAGTAGGGTATTTACCCCAGGAACCCAGTGT from Saprospiraceae bacterium includes these protein-coding regions:
- a CDS encoding S8 family peptidase: MFRFLLLSLLFVFDLHSLPGQSASISPRALAYLDSHDKVPILIYLKKQANLSAVKPEWTKLQKGTFVYQALQECSSSSQSRIIDFLELNQVAYKSFFIVNCVQAYLHADQLNHLSQMSEVAALLFDESVQLTPVMDKTLLQIHARAPEITWGIKSIHADEVWDLGYEGQGVTVAGEDTGIKWDIPAIKDKYRGWNDTSSSVDHNYNWHDAIHTISPLSGDSINPCGLNLLAPCDDHGHGTHTIGTITGHSSEHAIGVAPKSKWIGCRNMERGNGAPSTYIECFEFFLAPTDLEQRKPRIDLAPAVINNSWYCSEEEGCDPSNWNIMERVVSTLKAAGIVVVASAGNNGNTCGTIANPISMFESAFSVGSYASNDTISGFSSCGPVVVDSSLRIKPNIVAPGSEVISQLPDLSYQAWSGTSMAGPHVAGVVALMISANPSLLGQVEKIESILEQTAEPTPSLITCAGSAPEDIPNIMYGYGKINALRAVLKAKSLVGNEDKTFKSWQVVPNPGKELISLNMPVAEDVLLIYNLLGQLVLCTPISAQDRILPDFTGLNSGLYHLILQKSGYQTSWVKQ
- a CDS encoding Ig-like domain-containing protein — protein: MFRIFGWLCFAGVFALSCANIKQLPGGQADIIAPKIDTAKCKNLFATNFSGKEPIVVHFDEWFRFLNPTKNIIVSPPTKLPIQYKLKGKRLLISFDKNEVLEPQTTYSINLGEAVRDITAQNIARNINVVFSTGPSIDSGEIRGKVFDAQTNKFLAKIPVTLYKNQEDSAFTKTKPFYVTYTDTAGSFHFKYLKDTVYKLYAIQDKNQNYFYDQKIESIGYYEGNARPFQSGTEYIIFLSQEKLPLKIKNKVIKPGLLAFAFTQDIEKEKTKISPEDKFVKTIYYEDSILYYYNSAEEFNAYFELEAIKDTVKLNKYTEPDSVQMEKLVLVKEAISQIDSAQIQSPSPIFSLDESKIRSTPEIKFLAKINLRNPQIIDIVYQETKPIYFTIILDSMAVRMQGNRTNRTDTFHLKTKVDESLSRLELILDSLQTRQQYILNFSYKDKPVLQKIFVAENTMETFRFTHLDPLVYEVKLIVDRNQNGKWDPIDFKQKQQAERIFGWKLKELRADWDQKMILNVGE